The following coding sequences lie in one Streptomyces sp. NBC_00510 genomic window:
- a CDS encoding ABC transporter permease subunit: MAGLTSTRIRPWRGIVLAGAGLYFLVPLAASVIFTVDVPGQGITFDAYGQIVGAEGFTSSLLLSLELAAATIAVVLLLMVPAMVALRLSAPRLRPVVEVVCSLPLVVPPIALVAGVSNVLRWGPEHLATTPLFQTFVAIQNPSFPVVLVLTYVVMALPFVYRALDAGLRAVDVRTLVEAARSCGADWPRALVRVVLPNLRGALLNASFLTLALVLGEFTVAQLLGFQPFAVWIVTVSGSQAQLSVAVSVLSLLVTWVLLLILAAVGGRRPTSRTASRK; the protein is encoded by the coding sequence ATGGCTGGTCTGACGAGCACCCGGATCCGGCCCTGGCGCGGCATCGTCCTCGCCGGTGCCGGCCTCTACTTCCTGGTGCCGCTGGCCGCCTCGGTGATCTTCACCGTGGACGTCCCCGGCCAGGGCATCACCTTCGACGCGTACGGGCAGATCGTGGGCGCCGAGGGCTTCACCTCCAGCCTGCTGCTCTCCCTGGAGCTCGCGGCCGCCACCATCGCCGTCGTCCTGCTGCTGATGGTGCCGGCCATGGTCGCGTTGCGGCTGTCCGCGCCCCGGCTGCGCCCGGTGGTCGAGGTCGTCTGCTCGCTGCCGCTGGTCGTGCCGCCGATCGCGCTGGTCGCCGGGGTGAGCAACGTGCTGCGCTGGGGCCCCGAGCACCTGGCCACCACGCCGCTCTTCCAGACCTTCGTGGCCATCCAGAACCCGTCCTTCCCGGTCGTCCTGGTGCTCACGTACGTCGTGATGGCGCTGCCCTTCGTGTACCGGGCCCTGGACGCCGGACTGCGGGCGGTGGACGTCCGCACCCTGGTCGAGGCGGCCCGCTCCTGCGGCGCCGACTGGCCGCGCGCGCTGGTCCGGGTCGTGCTGCCCAACCTGCGCGGGGCGCTGCTCAACGCCTCCTTCCTCACCCTCGCCCTGGTGCTCGGCGAGTTCACCGTCGCCCAGCTGCTGGGCTTCCAGCCTTTCGCGGTGTGGATCGTCACGGTCAGCGGCTCGCAGGCCCAGCTGTCCGTGGCCGTCTCGGTGCTCAGCCTGCTGGTCACCTGGGTGCTGCTGCTCATCCTGGCCGCCGTCGGCGGACGCCGCCCCACCTCACGTACCGCCTCCCGGAAGTGA
- a CDS encoding ABC transporter permease subunit, with amino-acid sequence MTATAAPVAAAAGATAPARRRSAGWLAVVPLLVFVAISFGAPAVAMLNGAFTVKDPATGATSYTTANLTASLQGAYLTALWGSVKLCGLSAAIGAVFGLLLAQAVVTSRFRALREAVLTASGVLANFGGVPLAFAFVATLGNAGVLTRHLGLADHGWSLYSFWGLVIVYLYFLIPLMVLTVTPALEGLRVQWREAAQNNGATNGQYWRHVALPVLAPSLLGGLVLLFGSAFAAYATAAAMVGSSVPLITLQIADAISGNVLVGQENVALALSLDMVVVAGLVMAVYLPLQRRSARWLV; translated from the coding sequence ATGACCGCCACCGCGGCGCCCGTCGCCGCCGCTGCCGGGGCCACCGCCCCGGCGCGGCGGCGCTCGGCCGGCTGGCTCGCGGTGGTCCCGCTGCTCGTCTTCGTGGCGATCAGTTTCGGGGCCCCCGCGGTCGCCATGCTCAACGGCGCCTTCACCGTCAAGGACCCCGCGACCGGGGCCACCTCGTACACCACGGCCAACCTGACCGCCTCCCTGCAGGGCGCCTACCTGACCGCCCTGTGGGGCAGCGTGAAGCTGTGCGGGCTCTCCGCCGCCATCGGCGCGGTGTTCGGGCTGCTGCTCGCCCAGGCGGTGGTGACCTCGCGCTTCCGCGCGCTGCGTGAAGCCGTGCTGACCGCCTCCGGCGTGCTCGCCAACTTCGGCGGGGTGCCGCTGGCCTTCGCCTTCGTGGCGACCCTGGGCAACGCCGGCGTCCTCACCCGCCACCTGGGTCTCGCCGACCACGGCTGGAGCCTCTACAGCTTCTGGGGCCTGGTCATCGTCTACCTCTACTTCCTCATCCCGCTCATGGTGCTCACCGTGACCCCGGCGCTGGAGGGGCTGCGCGTCCAGTGGCGCGAGGCGGCCCAGAACAACGGCGCCACCAACGGGCAGTACTGGCGGCACGTCGCCCTGCCCGTGCTGGCCCCCTCGCTCCTCGGCGGCCTGGTCCTGCTCTTCGGCAGCGCCTTCGCCGCCTACGCCACCGCCGCGGCGATGGTCGGCAGCTCCGTGCCGCTGATCACCCTGCAGATCGCCGACGCCATCTCCGGCAACGTCCTGGTCGGGCAGGAGAACGTCGCCCTCGCCCTCAGCCTGGACATGGTCGTCGTCGCCGGCCTGGTCATGGCGGTCTACCTGCCCCTGCAACGACGGAGCGCGCGATGGCTGGTCTGA
- a CDS encoding ABC transporter substrate-binding protein, whose product MPASLPKAAALAAGLAVTALALSACGSAPTTQTAADGKNGKSAATATSAEEFGGMDALVAAAKKEGTLNAIALPRDWANYGALIDGFTKKYGIKIQNETPDAASQDEINAVTSRKGQDRAPDVLDLGASFAISGAQQGLFAPYKVASYDDIPAAQKDAQARWYNDYGGYVSIGCDAKRVKNCPTTFADLLKPEYKGQVAMNGNPTKSGSAFGGVYAAALANGGSFDDIQPGIDFFGKLKKNGNYNPVESTPATVEKGETPISIDWDYLNAGYAEEFASKGVDWKVSVPSDGEYAQYYAQAINKDAPHPAAARLWQEYLYSTEGQNLWLAGFARPVLMPAMDTAGTLDKTAAAKLPAVSGTPSFPTDAQQNKAKEVLAQGWGKAVSG is encoded by the coding sequence GTGCCCGCGTCCCTCCCGAAGGCGGCCGCACTCGCCGCCGGCCTCGCCGTGACCGCGCTGGCGCTCAGCGCCTGCGGCTCGGCCCCCACCACCCAGACCGCCGCCGACGGCAAGAACGGCAAGAGCGCGGCCACCGCGACCTCCGCCGAGGAATTCGGCGGCATGGACGCCCTGGTCGCCGCCGCCAAGAAGGAGGGCACGCTCAACGCGATCGCCCTGCCCCGCGACTGGGCGAACTACGGCGCGCTGATCGACGGCTTCACCAAGAAGTACGGCATCAAGATCCAGAACGAGACTCCGGACGCCGCCAGCCAGGACGAGATCAACGCCGTCACCTCCCGCAAGGGCCAGGACCGCGCCCCCGACGTCCTCGACCTCGGCGCGTCCTTCGCGATCAGCGGCGCCCAGCAGGGCCTGTTCGCCCCCTACAAGGTCGCCTCCTACGACGACATCCCGGCCGCCCAGAAGGACGCCCAGGCCCGCTGGTACAACGACTACGGCGGCTACGTCTCCATCGGCTGCGACGCCAAGCGCGTCAAGAACTGCCCGACCACCTTCGCCGACCTGCTCAAGCCCGAGTACAAGGGCCAGGTCGCGATGAACGGCAACCCGACCAAGTCGGGCTCGGCCTTCGGCGGCGTCTACGCGGCGGCGCTGGCCAACGGCGGCTCCTTCGACGACATCCAGCCCGGCATCGACTTCTTCGGCAAGCTGAAGAAGAACGGCAACTACAACCCCGTCGAGTCCACCCCGGCCACCGTCGAGAAGGGTGAGACCCCGATCAGCATCGACTGGGACTACCTCAACGCCGGCTACGCCGAGGAGTTCGCCAGCAAGGGCGTGGACTGGAAGGTCTCCGTCCCGAGCGACGGCGAGTACGCCCAGTACTACGCGCAGGCGATCAACAAGGACGCCCCGCACCCGGCGGCCGCCCGCCTGTGGCAGGAGTACCTGTACAGCACCGAGGGCCAGAACCTGTGGCTCGCCGGCTTCGCCCGCCCCGTCCTGATGCCCGCCATGGACACGGCCGGCACCCTCGACAAGACCGCCGCCGCCAAGCTCCCCGCGGTCAGCGGCACCCCGTCCTTCCCGACCGACGCCCAGCAGAACAAGGCCAAGGAAGTGCTGGCCCAGGGCTGGGGCAAGGCCGTCTCCGGATGA
- a CDS encoding GntR family transcriptional regulator has protein sequence MAARHEEIAEELRRAIDDEEYTVGALLPPETELAARYGVSRGTVRQAVAALTAEGLIGSRQGARRVVLASRRSQSFAELRSFAQWARAMGRAASGTVVRTETRPATAEDATRLHLRTGADVLYVLRVRGLDGEHVLVERTVYADWIAPAVLRIEPDCESVTQRLYDDTGLVFAYGEHLIDAVAAGTRDSELLGVRRGSPLLRVRRVTTTQKGRPVEWSDDRYRSDAVNFSIHNSIGSNPLARQAGPGLREPYAAP, from the coding sequence GTGGCGGCGCGGCACGAGGAGATCGCCGAGGAGCTCCGGCGGGCCATCGACGACGAGGAGTACACGGTCGGTGCCCTGCTCCCGCCGGAGACCGAACTGGCCGCCCGGTACGGCGTCTCCCGTGGCACGGTGCGCCAGGCCGTGGCCGCGCTGACCGCGGAGGGGCTGATCGGCTCCCGTCAGGGCGCCCGCCGCGTCGTGCTGGCCAGCCGGCGCAGCCAGAGCTTCGCGGAGCTGCGCAGCTTCGCCCAGTGGGCGCGGGCCATGGGCCGCGCCGCCTCCGGCACCGTGGTCCGCACCGAGACCCGGCCGGCCACCGCTGAGGACGCCACGCGCCTGCACCTGCGCACGGGCGCGGACGTGCTGTACGTGCTGCGGGTGCGCGGACTGGACGGTGAGCACGTCCTGGTGGAGCGCACGGTCTACGCCGACTGGATCGCCCCCGCGGTGCTGCGCATAGAGCCGGACTGCGAGTCGGTCACCCAGCGGCTGTACGACGACACGGGCCTGGTCTTCGCCTACGGGGAGCACCTGATCGACGCGGTCGCGGCCGGCACCCGGGACAGCGAACTGCTGGGCGTGCGGCGCGGCAGCCCGCTGCTGCGGGTGCGCCGGGTCACCACCACGCAGAAGGGCCGCCCGGTGGAGTGGTCGGACGACCGCTACCGCTCGGACGCCGTCAACTTCAGCATCCACAACTCGATCGGCTCCAACCCGCTGGCCCGCCAGGCCGGCCCCGGGCTCAGGGAGCCGTACGCGGCACCGTGA
- a CDS encoding HAMP domain-containing histidine kinase has product MRTRLLPLLIVLMAGVLLALGFPLAASLAAAQQQRVVVDRIDDTARFAALAQYVSTDGSGERVKTLRAELLQYHYVYGIRAGVFDRDGEPIASAPKGWTLPTGGEAFTAYSEALAGRRSHDPKQIWPWQHRSLSVASPVVRDGDVVAVVLTDSPTGAMRSRILRGWLLLAAGELAAMIVAVMAAFRLTGWVLRPVRVLDRVTHDIATGRMKSRVAVSGGPPELRRLARSFNEMADNVEEVLDQQRAFVADASHQLRNPLSALLLRIELLGLELPDGHEEIASVREEGKRLASVLDDLLGLATAEHAEANLALTDIAALAAERVEAWRPVAERDGVELSYGGAAAVTGWADPVALSSALDAVIDNAVKFTPDGERVRVTTELRGRPGAIDVTVADGGPGLTEDELARIGDRFWRSPRHQNVDGSGLGLSIARVLLTQGGGSIAYAPNEPHGLVVTLTVPRTAP; this is encoded by the coding sequence GTGCGCACCCGGCTGCTGCCGCTGCTCATCGTGCTGATGGCCGGTGTGCTGCTGGCCCTCGGCTTCCCGCTCGCCGCCAGCCTGGCCGCCGCCCAGCAGCAGCGCGTCGTCGTCGACCGCATCGACGACACCGCGCGCTTCGCCGCGCTGGCCCAGTACGTCAGCACCGACGGCAGCGGCGAACGGGTGAAGACGCTGCGGGCGGAGCTGCTGCAGTACCACTACGTGTACGGGATCCGGGCCGGCGTCTTCGACCGCGACGGCGAGCCGATCGCCTCGGCCCCGAAGGGCTGGACGCTGCCCACCGGCGGTGAGGCCTTCACCGCGTACAGCGAGGCCCTGGCCGGGCGGCGCAGCCACGACCCCAAGCAGATCTGGCCCTGGCAGCACCGCTCCCTGTCGGTCGCCTCCCCGGTCGTCCGGGACGGCGACGTCGTCGCGGTCGTGCTCACCGACTCGCCGACCGGCGCGATGCGCTCGCGCATCCTGCGCGGCTGGCTGCTGCTCGCGGCCGGTGAGCTGGCCGCCATGATCGTGGCCGTCATGGCCGCCTTCCGGCTCACCGGCTGGGTGCTGCGCCCGGTCCGGGTGCTGGACCGGGTCACCCACGACATCGCCACCGGCCGGATGAAGTCCCGTGTGGCGGTGTCCGGGGGGCCGCCGGAACTGCGGCGCCTGGCGCGCTCGTTCAACGAGATGGCCGACAACGTCGAGGAGGTGCTCGACCAGCAGCGGGCCTTCGTCGCCGACGCCTCCCACCAGTTGCGCAACCCGCTGTCCGCACTGCTGCTGCGGATCGAGCTGCTGGGCCTGGAACTGCCCGACGGGCACGAGGAGATCGCCTCGGTCCGGGAGGAGGGCAAGCGCCTCGCCTCGGTCCTGGACGACCTGCTGGGCCTCGCCACCGCCGAGCACGCGGAGGCCAACCTCGCCCTCACCGACATCGCCGCCCTCGCCGCGGAACGCGTCGAGGCGTGGCGGCCGGTCGCCGAGCGCGACGGCGTGGAGCTCTCCTACGGGGGCGCCGCCGCCGTGACCGGCTGGGCCGACCCGGTGGCGCTGTCCAGCGCCCTCGACGCCGTGATCGACAACGCCGTGAAGTTCACCCCGGACGGTGAACGCGTGCGGGTCACCACCGAACTGCGCGGCCGCCCCGGCGCGATCGACGTGACCGTCGCCGACGGCGGCCCGGGTCTCACCGAGGACGAACTCGCCCGCATCGGCGACCGTTTCTGGCGCAGCCCGCGTCACCAGAACGTCGACGGCTCGGGCCTCGGCCTGTCCATCGCGCGGGTGCTGCTGACGCAGGGCGGCGGCAGCATCGCGTACGCGCCGAACGAGCCGCACGGACTGGTGGTGACCCTCACGGTGCCGCGTACGGCTCCCTGA
- a CDS encoding response regulator transcription factor, protein MRLLLVEDDHRVAAALSAVLAKHGLQVTHARSGEEALHALLPDHGPGFDVVLLDLGLPDQDGFEVCSRIRLRTAIPVIMVTARADVRSRIHGLNLGADDYVVKPYDTGELLARIHAVCRRKAQEAPAGPETEGTEAAGGVIGLGPVRVELETRKVTVGDEPVALTRKEFDLLAMLAQRPGVVFRREQIISEVWRTSWEGTGRTLEVHVASLRSKLRLPSLIETVRGVGYRLVVPSG, encoded by the coding sequence ATGAGACTGCTGCTCGTGGAGGACGACCACCGGGTCGCCGCCGCGCTGTCGGCCGTGCTGGCCAAGCACGGGCTGCAGGTCACCCACGCCCGAAGCGGCGAGGAGGCGCTGCACGCGCTGCTGCCCGACCACGGGCCCGGTTTCGACGTGGTCCTGCTCGACCTCGGCCTGCCCGACCAGGACGGCTTCGAGGTGTGCAGCCGCATCCGGCTGCGCACCGCCATCCCCGTGATCATGGTGACCGCGCGTGCCGACGTGCGGTCCCGCATCCACGGCCTCAACCTCGGCGCCGACGACTACGTGGTGAAGCCGTACGACACCGGTGAGCTGCTCGCCCGCATCCACGCCGTCTGCCGCCGCAAGGCGCAGGAGGCGCCCGCCGGGCCCGAGACGGAGGGCACGGAGGCCGCGGGCGGCGTCATCGGGCTCGGCCCGGTCCGTGTGGAGCTGGAGACCCGCAAGGTCACCGTCGGCGACGAGCCGGTCGCGCTCACCCGCAAGGAGTTCGACCTGCTCGCGATGCTCGCGCAGCGGCCCGGTGTGGTCTTCCGCCGTGAACAGATCATCAGCGAGGTGTGGCGGACGAGTTGGGAGGGGACCGGGCGCACCCTTGAGGTGCATGTGGCGTCCCTGCGGTCCAAGCTGCGCCTGCCCTCCCTGATCGAGACCGTGCGCGGGGTCGGCTACCGCCTCGTCGTGCCCTCCGGCTAG
- a CDS encoding amino acid ABC transporter ATP-binding protein — translation MTEVPVTEDAVTAPDDLVVLKDVNKHFGALHVLQDINLSIGRGEVVVVIGPSGSGKSTLCRAVNRLETIDSGAITIDGKPLPQEGRELARLRADVGMVFQSFNLFAHKTVLENVTLGQVKVRKAGKKAAEERARALLDRVGVGSQADKYPAQLSGGQQQRVAIARALAMEPKVMLFDEPTSALDPEMINEVLEVMQQLARDGMTMVVVTHEMGFARSAANRVVFMADGRIVEQATPDQFFSNPRSDRAKDFLSKILHH, via the coding sequence ATGACCGAAGTGCCGGTGACCGAGGACGCCGTTACGGCGCCCGACGACCTGGTCGTACTGAAGGACGTGAACAAGCACTTCGGCGCGCTGCACGTGCTCCAGGACATCAACCTCAGCATCGGCCGCGGCGAGGTCGTGGTCGTCATCGGCCCCTCGGGGTCGGGCAAGTCGACGCTGTGCCGGGCCGTCAACCGCCTGGAGACGATCGATTCGGGCGCGATCACGATCGACGGGAAGCCGCTGCCCCAGGAGGGCAGGGAGCTGGCCCGGCTGCGCGCCGACGTCGGCATGGTCTTCCAGTCGTTCAACCTCTTCGCGCACAAGACGGTCCTGGAGAACGTCACGCTCGGCCAGGTCAAGGTGCGCAAGGCCGGCAAGAAGGCCGCCGAGGAGCGGGCCCGCGCGCTGCTGGACCGGGTGGGCGTGGGCAGCCAGGCGGACAAGTACCCGGCGCAGCTCTCCGGGGGCCAGCAGCAGCGCGTGGCGATCGCCCGGGCGCTGGCGATGGAGCCGAAGGTCATGCTCTTCGACGAGCCGACCTCGGCGCTCGACCCGGAGATGATCAACGAGGTGCTGGAGGTCATGCAGCAGCTCGCGCGCGACGGGATGACGATGGTAGTCGTCACCCATGAGATGGGCTTCGCCCGGTCCGCCGCCAATCGCGTGGTCTTCATGGCGGACGGGCGGATCGTCGAGCAGGCGACGCCCGACCAGTTCTTCAGCAATCCCCGGAGCGACCGGGCCAAGGACTTCCTTTCGAAGATCCTTCACCACTGA
- a CDS encoding glutamate ABC transporter substrate-binding protein encodes MSFRTTAAAALAVLALTATATACGKEGSPSSSSTPDKGSSSAAAAELPTYTVKTGVDLAGSKTWDRIKKNGKLVIGVKADQPNLGYQDPGSKKYSGFDIEIAKMIAADLGFDESKIEYKTIQSANRETALSGGQVDYYVGTYTINDERKKSVSFAGPYFVAGQDLLVKKGSGIKSTGDLKGKKVCSATGSTSIQRIKEGNYGAEPVEYDSYSLCVQNLASGQVDAVTTDDAILKGYAAQDPANLEVVGKPFSEEPYGVGLLKDDTVLQEAITNALKNHEDNGDWKKAYDATLGKSGVSAEIPQLQS; translated from the coding sequence ATGAGCTTCCGTACCACTGCCGCCGCCGCTCTGGCCGTCCTGGCGCTGACCGCCACCGCGACCGCGTGCGGCAAGGAGGGCTCGCCCTCCTCCTCCAGCACCCCTGACAAGGGCTCCAGCAGCGCGGCCGCCGCCGAACTGCCCACCTACACCGTCAAGACCGGTGTGGACCTGGCCGGCTCCAAGACCTGGGACCGGATCAAGAAGAACGGCAAGCTCGTCATCGGCGTCAAGGCCGACCAGCCGAACCTGGGCTACCAGGACCCCGGCAGCAAGAAGTACTCCGGCTTCGACATCGAGATCGCCAAGATGATCGCCGCCGACCTCGGCTTCGACGAGAGCAAGATCGAGTACAAGACGATCCAGTCGGCCAACCGCGAGACCGCCCTCTCCGGCGGCCAGGTCGACTACTACGTCGGCACGTACACCATCAACGACGAGCGCAAGAAGTCCGTCTCCTTCGCCGGCCCGTACTTCGTCGCGGGCCAGGACCTCCTGGTCAAGAAGGGCAGCGGCATCAAGAGCACGGGCGACCTCAAGGGCAAGAAGGTCTGCTCCGCGACCGGTTCGACCTCCATCCAGCGCATCAAGGAGGGCAACTACGGCGCCGAGCCCGTCGAGTACGACTCCTACTCTCTGTGCGTGCAGAACCTGGCCTCCGGCCAGGTCGACGCGGTGACCACCGACGACGCCATCCTCAAGGGCTACGCGGCCCAGGACCCGGCCAACCTCGAGGTCGTCGGCAAGCCGTTCTCCGAGGAGCCCTACGGCGTGGGCCTGCTCAAGGACGACACCGTCCTGCAGGAGGCCATCACCAACGCGCTGAAGAACCACGAGGACAACGGCGACTGGAAGAAGGCGTACGACGCCACGCTCGGCAAGTCCGGCGTGAGCGCCGAGATCCCGCAGCTCCAGTCCTGA